Proteins from a genomic interval of Ndongobacter massiliensis:
- a CDS encoding isoprenylcysteine carboxylmethyltransferase family protein, which translates to MAVSYHKLRKQAMKKYEHLPIFGIGPAYVVSILLPTLVAALLRDHHVFASGRLITLRIPLLMIGVLFIILSAFIWIQAVIVSKLDENIQKNHLVTSGVYAWVRNPVYSAFMFLCTGILLVVGNAWFFILPFLYWWLLTALMKHTEEKWLKDRYGNAYIEYCRNVNRCWPWMPKKSEKNRRRGSEDS; encoded by the coding sequence ATGGCTGTTTCATATCATAAATTGAGGAAACAGGCGATGAAAAAATATGAACATTTACCAATTTTCGGCATAGGGCCGGCGTATGTCGTTTCCATTTTATTGCCGACGCTTGTAGCGGCGCTTTTAAGGGATCATCATGTATTTGCATCAGGAAGGCTGATAACTCTTCGAATACCGCTCCTCATGATTGGTGTACTTTTTATCATTTTGTCTGCTTTTATATGGATACAGGCTGTCATCGTATCAAAGCTGGATGAGAATATTCAAAAGAATCATTTGGTAACATCGGGAGTTTATGCCTGGGTTAGGAACCCGGTTTATTCTGCTTTTATGTTTCTATGCACAGGAATTCTCCTTGTTGTTGGCAATGCTTGGTTCTTCATCCTTCCTTTTCTTTACTGGTGGCTGTTGACAGCGCTTATGAAGCATACCGAGGAAAAATGGTTGAAAGATCGGTACGGCAATGCCTATATAGAGTATTGCAGAAACGTCAACCGCTGTTGGCCATGGATGCCAAAAAAATCAGAAAAGAACCGGAGAAGAGGATCGGAGGATTCATGA